One stretch of Chroococcidiopsis sp. CCMEE 29 DNA includes these proteins:
- a CDS encoding ATP-binding protein: protein MSSHPSVLPDPHFFVAQPLFLNLVVNALKYGRSAPLRIHVYAKKKDAEWMIAVEDNGQGFEPKLGDQIFEPFQRLHGNEYSGSGIGLATCKGIVERYGGKIWAESKPGVGSTFYFTLPGITE from the coding sequence TTGTCATCTCATCCTTCTGTTTTACCAGACCCACACTTCTTTGTTGCACAACCGCTGTTTCTGAATCTTGTTGTCAATGCGCTCAAATATGGACGCAGCGCTCCACTACGTATTCACGTCTATGCCAAGAAAAAGGACGCGGAGTGGATGATTGCTGTAGAGGATAATGGTCAAGGTTTCGAGCCAAAACTAGGCGACCAAATCTTTGAGCCGTTCCAGCGTCTGCACGGGAATGAGTATTCTGGAAGTGGCATTGGGCTAGCGACCTGCAAGGGAATTGTTGAGCGGTATGGTGGCAAGATTTGGGCGGAGTCCAAACCAGGTGTTGGTTCTACCTTTTACTTCACCTTACCAGGCATTACCGAATAG